Proteins found in one Microbacterium sp. SSM24 genomic segment:
- a CDS encoding serine/threonine-protein kinase, with amino-acid sequence MRPTQGVTFGGRYELDSRIAIGGMGEVWEATDHVIGRTVAIKILKDEYMGDPGFLERFRAEARHAALVNHEGIASVFDYGEENGSAFLVMELVPGEALSTILERDGALSTDKTLDIVAQTSAALQAAHAAGLVHRDIKPGNLLITPDGRVKITDFGIARIADQVPLTATGQVMGTVQYLSPEQASGHPASPATDTYSLGIVAYESLAGKRPFTGESQVAIAMAQINEQPPPLPPTVAVPVQNLVMAMIAKKPEERPASAAAVARAATALRRGDVAAAAAAVPAIAGGAAAGDDMTQLLTSGADTSAATRVLPAAGAAGEEVVDGDGAEKKKRSPWTWPLIALIVLLVLVLGGTIWALIANQDGGDPKPSTSTTSASPTPSNTPSPTETTEERVDVTALGLTGKTCADARALVEGADLVANCVAGNAAPTAGEQDLVYDVNPTGRVPLGTTINLTYYGPQVAMPAPTAPTFTDATVAPGGTIQVNWGTYTCPAGEGSVSAYNLTATNGTFANGQSTAAFAQGDRSAQVTVPSTATGNVVVSYTVTCTGGPSGDRTSGASPEATVPIQAADDTDG; translated from the coding sequence ATGAGACCGACGCAGGGTGTGACCTTCGGCGGCCGCTACGAGCTTGATTCGCGGATCGCGATCGGCGGCATGGGCGAGGTGTGGGAAGCGACCGATCACGTCATCGGACGAACGGTCGCGATCAAGATCCTCAAAGACGAGTACATGGGAGACCCCGGGTTCCTGGAGCGCTTCCGCGCAGAGGCCCGGCACGCAGCACTCGTCAACCACGAGGGCATCGCGAGCGTCTTCGACTACGGCGAGGAGAACGGCAGCGCGTTCCTCGTCATGGAGCTCGTGCCCGGCGAGGCGCTCTCAACGATCCTCGAGCGCGACGGTGCTCTGTCGACCGACAAGACCCTCGACATCGTCGCCCAGACCTCGGCCGCCCTCCAGGCGGCGCATGCCGCAGGGCTGGTCCACCGTGACATCAAGCCGGGCAATCTGCTGATCACCCCCGACGGTCGCGTGAAGATCACCGACTTCGGCATCGCGCGCATCGCCGACCAGGTGCCGCTGACGGCAACCGGTCAGGTCATGGGCACCGTGCAGTACCTGTCGCCCGAGCAGGCGTCCGGGCACCCGGCATCCCCCGCGACCGACACCTACTCGCTGGGCATCGTGGCGTACGAATCGCTCGCCGGGAAGCGCCCGTTCACGGGCGAATCGCAGGTCGCGATCGCGATGGCGCAGATCAACGAGCAGCCGCCTCCCCTGCCGCCCACGGTCGCCGTTCCCGTGCAGAACCTCGTCATGGCGATGATCGCGAAGAAGCCCGAGGAGCGCCCGGCCTCTGCCGCCGCGGTCGCGCGGGCGGCGACGGCTCTGCGGCGCGGCGATGTCGCGGCCGCCGCGGCAGCCGTTCCCGCGATCGCCGGCGGTGCCGCCGCCGGCGACGACATGACGCAGCTGCTCACGTCCGGCGCAGACACCTCGGCCGCCACACGCGTGCTGCCCGCAGCCGGCGCTGCCGGCGAGGAGGTCGTCGACGGGGACGGGGCCGAGAAGAAGAAGCGCAGTCCGTGGACGTGGCCGCTCATCGCGCTCATCGTGCTGCTCGTGCTCGTTCTCGGCGGAACGATCTGGGCGCTCATCGCGAATCAGGACGGGGGCGATCCGAAGCCGTCCACCAGCACGACGTCCGCGTCGCCCACGCCGTCGAACACGCCGTCGCCCACCGAGACCACCGAGGAGCGCGTCGACGTCACCGCACTCGGCCTCACCGGAAAGACGTGTGCCGACGCACGCGCGCTCGTCGAGGGCGCCGATCTCGTGGCGAACTGCGTCGCGGGAAACGCGGCCCCGACGGCAGGAGAGCAGGACCTCGTCTACGACGTGAACCCCACCGGCCGTGTTCCCCTCGGAACCACGATCAACCTCACGTACTACGGACCGCAGGTGGCCATGCCCGCACCGACCGCGCCGACCTTCACCGACGCGACCGTGGCACCGGGCGGAACGATCCAGGTCAACTGGGGCACCTACACCTGCCCCGCCGGCGAGGGCTCGGTCAGCGCGTACAACCTGACCGCGACCAACGGCACTTTCGCCAACGGCCAGTCCACCGCCGCGTTCGCGCAGGGCGACCGGTCGGCACAGGTCACGGTGCCGAGCACGGCGACCGGGAATGTCGTCGTGAGCTACACGGTGACCTGCACGGGCGGCCCGTCCGGCGATCGCACGTCCGGCGCATCGCCCGAGGCGACCGTGCCGATCCAGGCGGCCGACGACACCGACGGCTGA
- the pknB gene encoding Stk1 family PASTA domain-containing Ser/Thr kinase: protein MTAEPRVLSGRYRIDEPIGRGGMASVYRGYDLTLGRSVAIKILDRELAGDNAFRTRFRLEAQAASRMAHPTIVRVYDAGEDTSTDPDGRVRPVPFIIMELVTGALLKDIIAEGPVPVTDAVRYVDGILEALEYSHRAGVVHRDIKPGNVMVTEAGQVKVMDFGIARAVSDSSSTVAETTAILGTAAYFSPEQAKGEPVDARADLYSAGVVLYELLAGRPPFRGESPVAVAYQHVSEAPLPPSEINETVPRSLDAVALRALAKDPFQRYQDAASFRESLDATIDGRSPSKRQVGALTSELYGPNPKQAAETARSLRQLSTDTTMKRTQAGPPVAWIWAGLGVLAVLLISVLFWVLSINPEDNVPSSARIVPNVSGMTYDRANQELLDTDLIAIQVEEENPDVAEGIVIRTDPAAGESVNVNQEVRVYVSLGQSMATVPPLEGLGRDAAAAALDAAGLALGTVTQRNDAELAAGTVISADQTEGASVPEGTVVNLVVASGKVTINDVRGYTVEAAQRELEEVGLEVSTQEDSSCAGSSPPTVATQSLAPGDVPIHSPIVLGYCSGS from the coding sequence GTGACAGCTGAGCCGCGAGTGCTTTCCGGGCGCTATCGCATCGACGAGCCCATCGGACGCGGCGGCATGGCCAGCGTCTATCGCGGCTACGACCTGACGCTCGGTCGCTCGGTCGCCATCAAGATCCTCGATCGCGAGCTCGCCGGCGACAACGCGTTCCGCACGCGGTTCCGGCTCGAGGCTCAGGCCGCCTCTCGCATGGCGCACCCGACGATCGTGCGGGTCTACGACGCGGGTGAGGACACCTCCACCGACCCCGACGGTCGCGTGCGTCCCGTCCCCTTCATCATCATGGAGCTCGTCACGGGCGCCCTGCTGAAGGACATCATCGCCGAGGGGCCCGTCCCGGTGACCGATGCCGTCCGCTACGTCGACGGCATCCTCGAGGCTCTGGAGTACTCGCACCGCGCCGGCGTCGTCCACCGCGACATCAAGCCGGGCAACGTGATGGTCACCGAGGCGGGCCAGGTCAAGGTGATGGACTTCGGCATCGCACGCGCGGTCTCCGACAGCTCGTCGACGGTGGCCGAGACCACGGCGATCCTGGGCACTGCCGCATACTTCTCTCCCGAGCAGGCCAAAGGCGAGCCGGTCGACGCCCGTGCCGACCTGTACTCGGCCGGTGTCGTGCTCTACGAGCTCCTCGCCGGGCGTCCGCCGTTCCGCGGCGAGTCTCCCGTCGCCGTGGCGTACCAGCATGTGAGCGAGGCGCCGCTCCCGCCGTCCGAGATCAACGAGACCGTGCCGCGCTCTCTCGACGCTGTGGCGCTGCGCGCCCTGGCGAAGGATCCCTTCCAGCGCTACCAGGATGCCGCGAGCTTCCGCGAATCCCTCGATGCGACGATCGACGGCCGCTCGCCGTCCAAGCGTCAGGTGGGCGCGCTCACGAGCGAGCTCTACGGCCCCAATCCGAAGCAGGCTGCCGAGACGGCCCGCTCGCTCCGCCAGCTGAGCACCGACACCACGATGAAGCGCACGCAGGCGGGTCCGCCCGTCGCGTGGATCTGGGCCGGGCTCGGCGTGCTCGCGGTGCTGCTGATCTCGGTGCTGTTCTGGGTGCTCTCGATCAACCCCGAAGACAATGTGCCCTCGAGCGCGCGCATCGTGCCGAACGTGTCGGGCATGACCTACGACCGCGCGAACCAGGAGCTCCTCGACACCGACCTCATCGCCATCCAGGTCGAAGAGGAGAATCCGGATGTCGCGGAGGGCATCGTCATCCGCACCGACCCCGCGGCGGGGGAGTCGGTGAACGTGAACCAGGAGGTCCGCGTCTACGTCTCTCTCGGTCAGTCGATGGCGACGGTGCCCCCGCTGGAGGGGCTCGGGCGGGATGCCGCGGCCGCCGCACTCGACGCCGCCGGGCTCGCGCTCGGAACGGTGACGCAGCGCAACGACGCCGAGCTCGCTGCGGGAACCGTGATCTCCGCAGATCAGACGGAAGGCGCCAGCGTCCCCGAGGGAACGGTCGTCAATCTCGTCGTCGCGTCGGGCAAGGTCACGATCAACGACGTACGCGGCTACACGGTGGAGGCGGCGCAGCGAGAGCTCGAAGAGGTCGGCCTCGAGGTGTCGACGCAGGAGGACTCCTCGTGCGCCGGGTCCTCGCCTCCGACGGTGGCGACGCAGTCGCTCGCTCCGGGCGACGTGCCCATCCACTCGCCGATCGTGCTCGGATACTGCTCGGGGAGCTGA
- a CDS encoding anthranilate synthase component II yields the protein MSAASVLVVDNHDSFVHTLVGYLHELGATTDLVEADAVDDPRGLLARYRAVLVSPGPGAPGDAGASVAVVRAAAAERMPLLGVCLGHQAIGEAFGATVATAPELMHGMTSLVHHDGSDLYAGLPDPFTATRYHSLAIVPETLPGELVVTSRTAEGVIMGVAHRELPISGVQFHPESVLTEGGHRLLGNWLASAGYSDAASLGADLSPRR from the coding sequence GTGAGCGCCGCATCCGTCCTGGTCGTCGACAACCACGACAGCTTCGTCCACACGCTCGTCGGCTACCTCCACGAGCTCGGAGCGACGACTGATCTGGTCGAGGCCGACGCCGTCGACGACCCGCGTGGACTGCTTGCGCGCTATCGTGCCGTGCTCGTGTCGCCGGGGCCGGGAGCACCGGGCGACGCCGGGGCATCCGTCGCCGTCGTGCGCGCAGCCGCGGCCGAGCGGATGCCGCTCCTCGGCGTCTGTCTCGGACATCAGGCGATCGGCGAGGCGTTCGGCGCGACGGTCGCGACCGCTCCCGAGCTCATGCACGGCATGACCTCGCTCGTGCACCACGACGGCAGCGACCTCTACGCCGGTCTGCCCGATCCGTTCACGGCGACGCGGTACCACTCGCTCGCGATCGTCCCCGAGACCCTCCCCGGCGAGCTGGTCGTCACCAGCCGCACCGCCGAGGGCGTGATCATGGGCGTCGCCCACCGCGAGCTGCCGATCAGCGGCGTGCAGTTCCATCCGGAGAGCGTGCTGACCGAGGGCGGCCATCGCCTGCTGGGCAACTGGCTCGCGTCGGCAGGGTACTCGGATGCCGCATCCCTCGGCGCGGACCTCAGTCCGCGCCGCTGA
- a CDS encoding class E sortase, whose amino-acid sequence MEQALAGPDGGPRAGGATPSRRSRTSVIGVLGEILITAGVIVLLYVAWQLYIGDMIYGAERNAQGQELSQEWAGAYGTTNDGGEAPVTAEPIVRAEPADGEKFGVMHIPRFGADYAMPMAGGVTRERTLNPIGIGHYMGTQMPGEVGNFALAAHRTSWGEPFRKIADLRIGDPIVVETADGWYTYRFRTLQYVEPSQVDVLLPVPQAPDVPAGTRYITLTSCSPIHWMWERIIAYGVFESFTPRGAEPPASLTEAGA is encoded by the coding sequence GTGGAACAAGCGCTTGCCGGCCCCGATGGGGGGCCTCGTGCCGGGGGTGCGACTCCTTCCCGACGCTCCCGCACCTCGGTGATCGGCGTGCTCGGCGAGATCCTGATCACGGCCGGCGTCATCGTCCTGCTGTACGTCGCGTGGCAGCTCTACATCGGCGACATGATCTACGGCGCTGAGCGCAACGCGCAGGGCCAGGAGCTCTCGCAGGAATGGGCGGGCGCCTACGGGACCACCAACGACGGGGGCGAGGCTCCCGTCACCGCCGAGCCGATCGTCCGCGCCGAACCCGCGGACGGCGAGAAGTTCGGCGTCATGCACATCCCTCGGTTCGGCGCCGACTACGCGATGCCCATGGCCGGAGGCGTGACGCGCGAGCGCACCCTCAACCCCATCGGCATCGGTCACTACATGGGAACGCAGATGCCCGGCGAGGTCGGCAACTTCGCCCTCGCCGCTCACCGCACGTCCTGGGGCGAGCCCTTCCGGAAGATCGCCGACCTCCGCATCGGCGACCCGATCGTCGTCGAGACCGCGGACGGCTGGTACACCTACCGCTTCCGCACTCTCCAGTACGTCGAGCCCTCGCAGGTCGACGTGCTCCTGCCCGTTCCGCAGGCGCCCGATGTGCCCGCGGGCACGCGGTACATCACCCTGACCAGCTGCAGCCCGATCCACTGGATGTGGGAGCGGATCATCGCGTACGGCGTGTTCGAGTCGTTCACCCCGCGAGGAGCCGAGCCTCCGGCATCCCTGACGGAGGCGGGGGCCTGA
- a CDS encoding cell division protein CrgA, with protein sequence MARPGKEDDPLIERAEGEAAPNPVWFKPIMISLMLIGLVWVLVFYLSGMAYPIPGIAGWNLVIGFGIAFLGFLMTTRWR encoded by the coding sequence ATGGCACGACCCGGCAAAGAAGACGACCCGCTCATCGAGCGCGCAGAAGGCGAGGCTGCACCCAACCCGGTGTGGTTCAAGCCGATCATGATCAGCCTCATGCTGATCGGACTCGTCTGGGTCCTGGTGTTCTACCTCAGCGGTATGGCCTACCCGATTCCCGGTATCGCCGGCTGGAACCTGGTGATCGGCTTCGGCATCGCCTTCCTCGGCTTCCTCATGACCACCCGCTGGCGCTGA
- a CDS encoding rhomboid family intramembrane serine protease codes for MTADDLARNRDNFCYRHPDRQSFVLCQRCLRTICPECQTPAAVGVICPECLRDQQKAASPAQRKAERRWSRPRAMTVADSRPIVTYAIIGITVFTYLLTLIPDIGTSIQDSLAFIAPTLYPELTGRFEPWRLFTAALVHGGPMHIALNMLALWMIGRSLEPLLGRWRFLTLYVLSALGGSVAVALLSFLTPVVGASGAIFGLFGALLVIGRHIGANIGGIALVLGINLVIGFVPGFNVSWQAHVGGLVVGLLVGLIFTRTRSPRQRGLQIALLVAVAAVLVALLFVPAVAPGLVLR; via the coding sequence GTGACCGCCGACGACCTCGCGCGCAATCGCGACAACTTCTGCTACCGGCATCCGGACCGGCAGAGCTTCGTGCTCTGCCAGCGATGCCTGCGCACCATCTGCCCCGAGTGCCAGACACCCGCCGCTGTCGGCGTGATCTGCCCGGAGTGCCTGCGCGACCAGCAGAAGGCGGCGTCGCCCGCTCAGCGCAAGGCCGAGCGTCGGTGGTCACGGCCGCGGGCGATGACGGTGGCCGACTCCCGGCCGATCGTCACGTACGCGATCATCGGGATCACGGTCTTCACCTACCTGCTCACGCTGATCCCGGACATCGGGACGAGCATCCAGGACTCCCTGGCTTTCATCGCGCCGACGCTGTACCCGGAGCTCACCGGTCGCTTCGAACCGTGGCGGCTCTTCACCGCAGCCCTCGTCCACGGCGGGCCCATGCACATCGCGCTCAATATGCTCGCGCTGTGGATGATCGGTCGCAGCCTCGAGCCTCTGCTCGGTCGGTGGCGCTTCCTCACGCTGTACGTGCTGAGCGCCCTGGGCGGCTCGGTCGCCGTCGCGCTGCTGTCGTTCCTGACCCCGGTGGTCGGAGCATCCGGGGCGATCTTCGGGCTCTTCGGGGCGCTGCTGGTCATCGGACGCCACATCGGCGCGAACATCGGCGGCATCGCCCTTGTGCTCGGCATCAACCTCGTGATCGGGTTCGTCCCCGGCTTCAACGTCTCGTGGCAGGCGCATGTCGGCGGACTGGTCGTCGGCCTGCTCGTCGGGCTGATCTTCACGCGCACGCGATCACCCCGTCAGCGCGGGCTTCAGATCGCGCTGCTCGTCGCGGTGGCCGCCGTCCTCGTCGCGTTGCTCTTCGTGCCGGCGGTGGCGCCGGGGCTCGTCCTCCGCTGA
- a CDS encoding peptidylprolyl isomerase gives MPIHTAVATFHTNHGDIVVNLFGDHAPRTVQNFTGLADGTGSWTDPATGKPGEGPLYTDVVFHRIISGFMIQGGDPLGQGVGGPGYTFNDEISPELTFTEPYKLAMANAGLRRNAITGQAEGTNGSQFFITVPGQGGRGPEWLQGKHTIFGEVADDASKAVVDAISEVPTAAGDRPIEPVVLQSIDIVAA, from the coding sequence ATGCCGATTCACACCGCTGTCGCCACATTCCACACCAACCACGGCGACATCGTCGTCAACCTCTTCGGGGATCACGCGCCCCGCACCGTCCAGAACTTCACCGGTCTCGCCGACGGCACCGGTTCGTGGACCGACCCCGCCACCGGCAAGCCGGGCGAAGGGCCGCTCTACACGGACGTCGTCTTCCACCGCATCATCTCGGGCTTCATGATCCAGGGCGGCGACCCGCTCGGTCAGGGCGTCGGCGGTCCGGGCTACACCTTCAACGACGAGATCAGCCCCGAGCTCACCTTCACCGAGCCCTACAAGCTCGCGATGGCCAACGCCGGCCTGCGCCGCAACGCGATCACCGGTCAGGCTGAGGGCACCAACGGCTCGCAGTTCTTCATCACGGTTCCCGGCCAGGGCGGCCGCGGTCCCGAGTGGCTGCAGGGCAAGCACACCATCTTCGGCGAGGTCGCCGACGACGCCTCGAAGGCTGTCGTCGACGCGATCAGCGAGGTCCCGACGGCTGCGGGCGACCGTCCGATCGAGCCGGTCGTGCTGCAGTCGATCGACATCGTCGCGGCCTAG
- a CDS encoding DNA helicase: MSLSRKRKKELRKLQTQANSLWETQQVLVGEAANVAREAGRQLGHLHREEVRPRVAAGYETYAAPYVDKGKRVVNDTVIPAAGAVVGSALSVWDAANDTRSRLASGRGIDLPASWRKAQPAPVKSGIGAGGVIAIILGVAAAIGVLYAAWQTLRADDELWVADDPLRAPDA, translated from the coding sequence GTGAGCCTCAGCCGCAAGCGCAAGAAGGAACTCCGCAAGCTCCAGACCCAGGCGAACAGCCTGTGGGAGACGCAGCAGGTCCTCGTGGGCGAGGCTGCGAACGTCGCGCGCGAGGCAGGGCGCCAGTTGGGCCACCTGCACCGCGAAGAGGTTCGCCCGCGTGTCGCGGCGGGCTACGAGACCTACGCCGCCCCGTATGTCGACAAGGGCAAGCGGGTCGTCAACGACACCGTCATCCCCGCGGCAGGCGCCGTCGTCGGCTCCGCGCTCTCGGTATGGGATGCCGCCAACGACACTCGGTCCCGCCTCGCGTCGGGTCGCGGCATCGATCTTCCCGCCAGCTGGCGCAAGGCACAGCCCGCTCCGGTGAAGTCCGGGATCGGTGCCGGCGGGGTCATCGCGATCATCCTCGGCGTCGCGGCCGCGATCGGCGTGCTCTACGCCGCCTGGCAGACGCTTCGCGCCGACGATGAGCTCTGGGTGGCCGACGACCCGCTGCGCGCACCGGACGCCTGA
- a CDS encoding YbaK/EbsC family protein, giving the protein MSDAVAGLDRVTDAASARSLAIEIRERPVANSLAEAAEILGIAPAGIVKTLVVKRSDDTFLFALVPGDRAISWPKLRAVVGVNKLQLPDPQRALEATGYERGTIVPIGSSTDWPIYADEQIVGQRIAMGAGAHGYSLFVEADDLIAAYGATVADISQPAG; this is encoded by the coding sequence GTGAGCGACGCCGTCGCCGGACTCGATCGGGTCACGGACGCGGCATCCGCTCGCTCCCTCGCGATCGAGATCCGCGAGCGACCCGTAGCGAACAGCCTCGCGGAAGCCGCCGAGATCCTCGGCATCGCGCCGGCGGGCATCGTGAAGACCCTGGTCGTGAAGCGCAGCGACGACACGTTCCTGTTCGCGCTGGTTCCGGGCGACCGCGCGATCTCGTGGCCCAAGCTGCGGGCGGTCGTCGGGGTGAACAAGCTGCAGCTCCCCGATCCTCAGCGTGCGCTCGAGGCGACCGGCTACGAGCGGGGCACGATCGTCCCCATCGGCAGCTCGACCGACTGGCCCATCTACGCCGATGAGCAGATCGTCGGGCAGCGCATCGCGATGGGGGCGGGCGCCCACGGGTACAGCCTGTTCGTCGAGGCGGACGACCTCATCGCCGCGTACGGTGCGACGGTGGCCGACATCTCGCAGCCGGCCGGGTAG
- a CDS encoding NUDIX hydrolase yields MDLRVAAYAVVIDAEDRLLLAHWNEGRRAAWTMPGGGLEPGEDPERAARREVREETGYKVEIDELLGIHSRVIPPGRRLTPGVTEPLHTLRILYRAHIIGGKLRNEKDGSTDRAEWFPLDEVSALQRVKLVDIALEMANKN; encoded by the coding sequence ATGGACCTCCGCGTCGCGGCCTACGCCGTCGTCATCGACGCCGAGGATCGCCTCCTTCTCGCCCACTGGAACGAGGGCCGCCGTGCGGCATGGACCATGCCCGGTGGCGGACTGGAGCCCGGCGAGGATCCCGAGCGTGCCGCGCGGCGTGAAGTGCGGGAAGAGACCGGGTACAAGGTCGAGATCGACGAGCTTCTCGGCATTCATTCCCGCGTGATCCCCCCGGGTCGACGCCTCACACCGGGGGTCACCGAGCCGCTTCACACGCTGCGCATCCTGTACCGCGCTCACATCATCGGCGGGAAGCTCCGCAACGAGAAGGACGGCTCCACGGACCGGGCGGAGTGGTTCCCGCTCGACGAGGTCAGCGCGCTGCAGCGCGTGAAGCTCGTCGACATCGCGCTCGAGATGGCGAACAAGAACTAG
- a CDS encoding Pr6Pr family membrane protein: MRLAAAGMGVSAVAAGYIVNVDRATRQGQSLALVLANYFSMFTIVSTLLSAGALAAAATWTRMHPERTREPLGVALALAITTGPVLLLGVVYNVLLRGVPSEVAAADSAGIAMLDTYAVEVLHVIIPLYLLVDLLFARRRRGLPWWSLPVLTVYPLTWLLYTMVRGELVVDPSGAAAWWYPYPFLDPHGAGGWGSVLIYIGGIFAAFVAIGAGIIAIGRYRERRAMRHEVVVEAGVLHG; the protein is encoded by the coding sequence ATGCGACTCGCAGCTGCCGGCATGGGGGTGTCGGCGGTTGCGGCGGGCTACATCGTGAATGTGGACCGCGCGACACGGCAGGGGCAGAGTCTCGCGCTCGTGCTCGCGAACTACTTCAGCATGTTCACGATCGTGTCGACGCTGCTCAGCGCCGGGGCGCTCGCGGCCGCGGCCACCTGGACGCGGATGCACCCGGAGCGGACTCGGGAACCGCTCGGGGTCGCGCTGGCGCTCGCCATCACGACCGGGCCGGTGCTGTTGCTGGGGGTCGTCTACAACGTGCTGCTGCGCGGGGTGCCGTCCGAGGTCGCGGCTGCGGACTCGGCGGGCATCGCGATGCTCGACACCTACGCGGTCGAGGTGCTGCACGTCATCATCCCGCTGTACCTGCTGGTGGACCTGCTGTTCGCCCGGCGGCGGCGAGGACTGCCGTGGTGGAGCCTGCCGGTGCTCACGGTGTACCCGCTGACATGGCTGCTGTACACGATGGTCCGCGGCGAGCTCGTGGTCGACCCGTCGGGGGCGGCGGCCTGGTGGTACCCCTATCCGTTCCTGGACCCGCACGGCGCCGGAGGCTGGGGCTCGGTGCTGATCTACATCGGGGGGATCTTCGCGGCATTCGTCGCGATCGGGGCGGGGATCATCGCGATCGGACGCTATCGGGAGCGTCGCGCGATGCGTCACGAGGTAGTCGTCGAAGCAGGGGTGCTTCACGGCTGA
- a CDS encoding Abi family protein: MRLDELVDRLAERGLVIPNRERATRYLKHIGYFRLSPYTIPFQQGQPDHLFREDVEFDDVLGIYVFDRALRLLVMDALERVEVAVRAALTDHMSTTYEDPHWYVDASHFVNRGKHTGLLRMIQETSDTRLLGTAEPAGRTFSSNEDAGVVYRSALEHYLMTYGSPELPPSWLMVETLTLGQLNNVVDNLRRRSDRTAIAQRIGLSEPVLMSWLRTYVRVRNVCAHHGRLWNVGIGVYPAIPSSPAISWLKGDAALPRRSEKRLYPVLVSLQSVLDVVSPRSTWARRLHDLVSTRPPMNLAGMGIPKNWADDEFWARHIR; the protein is encoded by the coding sequence TTGAGACTGGACGAGCTGGTCGATCGTCTCGCGGAGCGAGGACTGGTGATCCCGAATCGCGAGCGGGCAACACGGTATCTGAAGCACATCGGCTACTTCCGGCTCTCGCCGTACACGATCCCCTTCCAGCAGGGACAACCCGATCACCTCTTTCGCGAGGACGTGGAGTTCGACGATGTGTTGGGCATCTACGTCTTCGACCGGGCCCTCCGTCTACTCGTCATGGATGCATTGGAGCGCGTCGAGGTCGCGGTGCGCGCAGCGCTGACAGATCACATGTCGACCACATACGAGGACCCTCACTGGTATGTCGATGCATCGCACTTCGTGAATCGCGGCAAGCACACCGGACTGCTGAGGATGATTCAGGAGACTTCGGACACCAGGCTACTTGGGACGGCAGAGCCAGCGGGGCGGACGTTCTCGTCGAATGAGGACGCCGGCGTCGTCTATCGGTCTGCGCTCGAGCACTACCTGATGACGTACGGCTCACCCGAGCTGCCGCCCTCGTGGCTGATGGTTGAGACGCTCACTCTCGGTCAGCTGAACAACGTGGTCGACAACCTGCGGCGCCGCTCCGACAGGACGGCTATAGCTCAGCGCATCGGTCTGAGCGAGCCGGTGCTCATGTCATGGCTGCGCACATACGTGCGCGTTCGGAACGTCTGCGCACACCATGGCCGGCTGTGGAACGTCGGCATCGGCGTGTATCCGGCGATCCCTAGCTCACCCGCGATCTCGTGGTTGAAGGGAGACGCTGCACTGCCACGTCGCTCAGAGAAGCGGCTCTATCCGGTACTCGTGTCACTGCAGTCTGTGCTCGATGTGGTGTCGCCACGCAGCACATGGGCGCGGCGACTTCACGACCTCGTGAGCACCCGCCCACCCATGAACCTGGCTGGCATGGGGATACCCAAGAACTGGGCCGACGACGAGTTCTGGGCACGCCACATTCGGTGA
- a CDS encoding VIT family protein → MAATSHEGEPHGSGLGQRLNWLRAGVLGANDGIVSVAALVVGVAGATTDAPALFLAGIAGLVGGAISMALGEYVSVSSQRDSERALIAKESRELRDMPAEELEELTQLYRDRGLTEDTARRVAEELTAHDALSAHLEVELHIDQHDLVNPWHAALSSAVAFTLGALLPLLAILLPPPEWRVPVTFAAVLIALAITGSISAQLGGSSKGRAVLRLVLGGALALGATWLIGTLLGTTVV, encoded by the coding sequence ATGGCGGCGACCTCACACGAAGGCGAACCCCACGGGTCCGGACTGGGCCAGCGACTGAACTGGCTGCGGGCCGGCGTGCTCGGTGCGAACGACGGCATCGTGTCGGTCGCGGCGCTCGTGGTGGGCGTCGCGGGTGCGACCACGGATGCCCCCGCTCTGTTCCTGGCGGGCATCGCCGGTCTCGTCGGCGGTGCGATCTCGATGGCTCTCGGCGAGTACGTCTCCGTCAGCAGCCAACGCGACAGTGAGCGCGCGCTCATCGCGAAGGAGTCGCGCGAGCTGCGCGACATGCCTGCGGAAGAGCTCGAGGAGCTGACTCAGCTCTACCGCGACCGCGGCCTCACGGAAGACACGGCCCGTCGCGTCGCCGAGGAGCTGACCGCCCACGACGCACTGTCGGCGCACCTCGAGGTCGAGCTGCACATCGATCAGCACGACCTCGTCAACCCCTGGCATGCCGCGCTGTCGTCCGCCGTCGCCTTCACACTCGGGGCGCTGCTGCCGCTGCTCGCCATCCTTCTCCCACCACCTGAATGGCGAGTCCCGGTCACGTTCGCCGCGGTGCTCATCGCGCTCGCGATCACCGGCAGCATCTCAGCTCAGCTGGGTGGCTCGTCCAAGGGCCGGGCCGTCCTGCGCCTCGTCCTCGGAGGCGCGCTCGCCCTCGGAGCGACCTGGCTCATCGGCACACTGCTGGGAACAACCGTGGTGTGA